The Zhihengliuella sp. ISTPL4 genomic interval CGGCGCTCCCGGGCGGGCACGGGCCGGCTGCGGCCACCAGGGCTCCGCGTCCGAGGTGAAGGTGGCCGCTCTGCCCTCGAAACGCTCGTATCCGCGGCTCTGCGATACCGACATTCAACCGGCCTTCCTGATCAGTTCGAAGATCTGCGTTCGCAGCTCAGCGAAGGCCGGGAGCGCTCGCGTGGTGAGCTGGTCGCGCGGCGCGTCGAAGGCGACGTCGATGATCCGGGTGACCTTCGCCGGACGCTCCCCCAGCACGACCACGCGGTCGGAGAGGTACACCGCCTCGTCGATGTCGTGCGTCACGATGACGATCGTCATGCCGAACTGCTCGCGGATGCGCAGGCAGAGATCCTCCAGTTCGAAGCGCGTCTGTGCGTCGACGGAGGCGAACGGCTCGTCCATGATGAGCACCTCCGGCCGGTATGCGATGGCCCGTGCGATCGCAACGCGCTGCTGCATCCCTCCCGAGAGCTGCCACGGGAACTTCGTCTCGGCGCCGGCCAGCCCGACGGCTGCCAGTGCGGCGGACACACGCGCCTCTCGTTCCGCGCCGGGAAGACGAAGGTGCTTCAAAGGGAGGCGGACGTTCTTCTCCACGGTCAGCCACGGCATGAGCGAGCGCGTGTACTCCTGGAAGACCAGCGCCATCTCCGGCGGCGGCCCGTCGATGGGCACACCGTCGATGGCGGCGGTGCCCGACGTGATGCCCTGCAGCCCGGAGAGGCACTTCAACAGAGTGGTCTTGCCGATGCCCGAAGGACCGACGATGCAGCACACCTCCCCGGCCCGGACGTCGAAGGTGAGGTCGGCGATCACAGGGACGAGTCCGTCCTTGGTGCGGTACGACTTGGCGAGCCCCTCGACGTGCAGCCGGATGGGAGCTTCCTGGATGACGGTCATGCGTTCTTCTCCTGTTGCTGGGAGGCGATGTACCAGCGCAGCGTCCGGCGCCGGAAGAGGGTGAACAGGGCGGTCGCGGCGTAGCCGATGATGCCGAGCACGAGGATGCCCGCCCACATGTCGGGGATGGCGAACGACTGCTGGGCGAGCAGGGTCGCCGCGCCGAGCCCGGTGGAGGACCCGAGCATCTCACTCGCGATCATCACGACGAACGCCGTGATGAGACTCACCTGCATCCCCGAGAGGATGCGCGGGCTCGCCGCAGGGAGCATGACCGAGAACAGGCGTTCGGGGCCGGAGAACCGATAGACGCGGCTCACCATGTCGAGCGTCGGCTCGCCTGCCCGCACCCCGTCGATCGTGGAGATGAGGATCGGGAAGACCGCGGCCAGCGTGATGGACAGGATCCGCGTCTCGGTGCCGAAACCGATCAGGCTGACGAAGATCGGGACGAGCGCCACGGGAGGGATGGCCCGGAAGAAGTGCACCGTCGGCTCCACGAGCCAGCTCAGCGGGCGGACGAGACCGAGGAGAAGCCCGAGCAACACGCCGATCGCGCTCGCGAGGACGAACGACAGCACCAGATTGCCCACGGAGGAAGCCACGTCGAGGAGGAACGTCGGGGTCTGCGCGAGCCGCCACAGTCGCTGGAGGATGACCTGCAGCGGGGGGAAGAACGGGTTGGTCGACGCGGCCGAGGCGATCCACCACCCACACAGCAGCAGGATGGGCACGATGATCTCGGCGGCCACGAGGACACCGCGGGGAAGGCCGCCCTGGCCCCTCCGACGCGCAAGGCGCGACGGCGTCTGGATCGAGGTGGTCAGACTCATCACGCAACCTGCTTCCGGTACTGCGGGTGCCAGTGCAGCATTCGCCGCTCGGCCCCTTGGCTGAGGCCCTGCACGAGCAGCCCGAGGACGCCGAGGATCAGGACATAGGCGAAGAGCTGCTCCTGATTCCCGGAGATCTGCGACAGCAGAAGGCTCTGCCCGAGACCGGGGCCCCCGCCGAGCAGGCCGGCGACGACCGCGACGACGAGGGAGGTGGGAGCGGCAACCCGTACCGCCGTGCCGATGTAGGGCAGGGCGCTGGGCAGCACGATCCGCGCGAGGATCTCGCCGCGACCCATGCCGTAGGAACGTCCGGTCGCACGGGCCACGGGGTCGGTGTCGAAGACCCCGGCCGACGCCTGCACGGCGATGGCGATGAAGCAGCCGAAGAACACCAGGAACACGCCCATGCTCAACGTCGGCCCGAGGACGAGGACCACGACCGGAAGGATCACGATGGGCGGGATCGGCTTCAGGAACTCCAGCGGCACGCGCGTCGCGTGCATGGCGAGGGGCGAGGTACCGATCGCGACTCCGAGCACCACGCCGAACAAGATCGCGAGGAGGAGTCCGAGGACGGCCATGGTCAGGGTGTCGCCGAGCGCGACCCAGGTGGTGGGCACGCCCAGGAGGCGGACCGCCTCGCCGAGCGCGGCGGTCGCCGCCGGAAGCGGGGAGTCCGCGAGGGGGCCGAGCGTGGCTGCCCACTCCCAGAGCGCCAGCGCCGCGACGACGCCGGCTGCTCCGATGGCGGGCGGAAGGAAGGAGATGCGGGTCATGGGATCACTCCGCGGGAACGAGGACGTCCTGCAGGTCGACCGGCGAGGGCAGGAACCCTAGGGCGACGAGCTTCTCGTTCACCCGGTCCAGCTCTTCAGGGACCACCTGAGCGGGCCAGAACGGGAGCTTGATGTCTTCGACGTCGAGCGCGGAGCCGGTCGCATCGATGCCCGCCTGGATCGCCTCCTCGGGGTGCTCGTTCGCATAGGCGTTGCTGCGCGCTACGGCGCGCTGGAACGCCGCGATCGCGTCGCTCTTCGCCGACACCGTCCCCTCTCCCGCCGTCCAGAGGCCCACGCTGCCCTCCTCGAAGAAGGCCACCGAGGGGGCGGAGACGAACGTCGCTCCCGCAGCGGCGGCCTCACTGGTGAAGGGGCTCACGAGGCCGGCTGCGTCCACGGCCCCGCTCTGCAAGGCGGCGACTGCCGAGGTGAAGTCCAGAACCACCCACTCGACGGACGAGGGGTCCACGCCTTCACCGTCGAGCGCGTCGGAGACGACCACTTCGAGCTGAGCCTTCCTCGCAGGGATCGCGATGGTCGCGCCCTCCAGATCGGCGATCTCGGTGATGCCGCTCGCGGCGGAGGCGTAGAGGCCGGTGTCGTCCACGGCGGCCGGATCCTCAGCGGCGGCGGCACCGTCGACGTACCCATCCGCCGGGGCGACGACCCGCAACGGGACTCCGGAGGCGAGCGCGTTCAGAAGGGGAATGCTCGGCGCATAGGCGATGTCGACCTGACCGCCCTGCGCGGCGGCGAGCCCCGCCGGGGGGTTGGCCACCACCGAGGTCTCGACCCGGAGGCCCTCGTCCTCGAAGAATCCCTGCTCCTGACCCACGAGTAAAGCCCCGTCCGAGACGAGCCCGATCGTCGCGACCTTCAGAGTGGTCAGTTCGCCGTCGGCGGCGCCGGAGGGATCGGCCGGGGTCGCGCTGCAGGCGGCGAGCGCAAGCACGCCGACGGCAGTGATCACACCAGCGGCTCGTCGGGTCGAGCGAATGCGGTTCATGAGAACTCCTCCTTGAGTTAGTCACCGGCTGGTGATTTTAAAGATCGTACTCGCGCTATACGCACAGAGGGTTACGATCGCGTTACGTTCGTCACCAATCGGTGACTATAAAGGCCAAATGAAAGAGGCTGAAGGGAACGAAGGAGAACGATGCCGAAGATCGTCGACCATGAGGAACGCCGGGTCCATATCGCCGACGCCGCGATCAAGGTCATCATCCGCGTCGGGTTCGACAGCCTCACGATGCGCGAGATCGCGACGGAGGCCGGCTACGCCCACGGCGCGATCGCGCGCTACTTCCCCGACAAGCGCAGCGTGCTCACCGCGGCGTTCCTCCGCCTCTACACCCAGGCCAACGATCGCATCGAGCGCCAGATCCAGGGGGTCCGCGGTCTCGCGGCATTGGAGCGGATCTGCCGGGAGATCCTCCCCTACAGCCCCTCCGGACCACTGTGGGCGAAGGTCGTGATCGCGTTCTGGGACCACGCCTCCCAGGACGAGGAGGTCACCCGTATCCACCGCGTCAACAACCTGCACTGGCGGGAGCTGTTCCGCCGGAGCTTGGTCGAGGCGCAGGAAGACGGCGAGCTCGCCGCCGGCGTGGACATCGACACCGCGGTCAACGAGATCGCGTCGCGCAACGCCGGCTGGCAGATGATCTCCGTGCTGATGCCCGATTCCGCGGGGGACGGTCGCCTGGACGACGCTCTCGCCGCCCTGCTGGCCACACTGCGTCGATCGCACGTCCCACCCTCCCGCTGACCGCATAGTCCGCTCTCACCCGCCCAGGATGGACCGGGCTCCGCGTTCGCCGATCATCGCGGCCGGCGCGTTGGTGTTGCCGGTGGGGACGGTCGGCATGACCGAGGCGTCGATCACCCGGAGCGCTTCGATCCCGCGTACTCGGAGCTGCGGGTCGACAACGGATTCCGGGTCGGAGCCCATGCGACAGGTGCCGACCTGGTGGTGGTAGGTGATGGCGGTACGCCGTACCCACTCCTCCACGTCGTCGTCCGTCACTTCCGGCCCGGGGTAGACCTCGAGCGCACCCCACTCTTCGGCGAGCGCAGGCTGTGCGCCGATGCGGCGGCACTGGCGCACGGAGGCGGCCAGGGCATCGACGTCGCGCTGATCCTCCAGCGCGGCCAGGTCGATGTGCGGTAGGTCGTCGAGTCCGGGCCCGGTGAGGCGCAGCTCGCCGCGGCTGTACGGCGTCACGAGTCCCGCCATGAGCGTGAACCCGTCCGTGCCGCGTGGTTCCAGGTCGCCCCACATCGGCACGGAGAAGTGGATGGGCTGCGTGTCCGGTTGCGCCAGGCCGTCGCGGCTGCGCCAGAACAGGTGACTCTGCGTCACGGAGACCCCGGGCTGCGGCGGCCCCACCGGCTTCTTCTCCGTCGCGAAGATGACAGGCGACAGGAGGTGGTCGTGCAGGTTCTTGCCCACACCGGGAGCGTCGTGCACGACGGGGATGCCGAGCGCGGTCAGGTCGGCCGCGGGACCGATGCCCGAGCGCAGCAGGATGACGGGCGTGCCGAGGGCGCCCGCCGACAGGATGACCTCGTCCGCGAACACCTCTTCGGTCTCGTCGCCTTCGCCCAGCCGGATGCCGACCGCGCGCCCGTCGCGCACGATCACGGAGTGGACGGCGCGACCGGTGAGGATGGTCATCCGATCGGCGACCGGCTGCGCGTACACGGTCCAGGTGTTGACGCGCCGGCCGTCCTTGATCGTGACCTGCTCCTGAGAGACCCCATCGAGCGTGCCCCCGTTGTAATTCGGGTTGCGCGGCAGCCCCTCCTCCACCGCGGCGTCGATGATCGAGGCCTGGATGGGCGAGAGCGCGTAGTCGTCGGTGACGGGCAGCAGATCGTTCTCGATCGCGTCGTAGATCGGCTCGACCTCGGCCCAGCCCCACCCCGTCGCGCCTGCCGCCTCCCACGCGTCGTAGTCGGAGGCGGCGCCGCGCACCCAGATCATCGCGTTCAGTGCGTGCGACCCGCCAGTGACCTTCCCGCGCGGAAGATGGAGACGACGACCGGCGGCGTGCGGCTGCGGCACGGTGAAGAAGTCCCAGTCCTCGGCGGAATGCCAGAGCTCCCCCGCCCGAGACGGGTCGTGGATGGCGGGATTCGTGTCGTAGCCGCCGGCCTCGACAAGCGTCACCGCGACACCGGCATCGGTGAGTCGCCGGGCGACGATGGCCCCGAAGGTGCCGGCTCCGACGACGATGGCGGAGCGGACCCCGCTGTTCGCGCCCGCCACGGTCACGCCTTCCGGCCGGGTCCGGAGACGACCTGGGTGACGGCGACGGACTTGAGGCCCTCGACGCCGAACTCCAACCCGTAGCCCGAGCTCTTCACGCCACCGAACGGCACCATCGGGTGCAGGCCGCCGTGCGAGTTGATCCACACCGTGCCGGACTGCATGCGCGCGGCGACGGCGCGGGCCTCCTCGGGGTCGCTGGCCCACACGGAGGCGCCGAGGCCCACGTCGAGGGCGTTCGCGAGCGCGAACGCCTCGTCCACGTCGCTGTAGCGGATAACGGGAAGCGCGGGACCGAACTGCTCCTCCTGCACGAGTGCCGCATCGTTGTCGATATCGGCCACGATGGTGGGCCGGTAGAACAACTCGCCGAGGTCGGAGGCCGGCTCGCCACCCGTGACGATCCGGGCGCCGCGGCTCCGCGCATCGTCGACGAGACGGCTGACGATGTCGAACTGCGGGCGGTTCTGCAGCGGTCCGAGCACGTTGCCCTCGTCGAGCCCGTTGCCCATCGGCACCTGCGCGGCGATCGCGGCGAGCGCGTCCACGACCTCGTCGTACACGGAGTCGTGCACGTAGAGGCGCTTCATGGCGGCGCAGGTCTGTCCGGTGTTGATGAACGCACCCCAGAAGAGGTCTTCCGCGATCGCGGAGGGATCGGTGCCGGGGAGCACGATGCCCGCATCGTTGCCGCCCAGCTCCAGCGTGAGGCGCGCCAGGTTGCCCGCGGAGCTCTCGATGATGCGGCGCCCGGTCGCGGTGGAGCCGGTAAACATGATCTTGGCGATGTCGGGGTGCGAGGCGAGGCGGGCGCCCACCTCACGGTCACCGGAGATGCCGATGAGGACGTCGGCCGGCAGCACATCGTTCATCACGGCGAGCATCGCCAGCACGCTCAGCGGTGTGTACTCGCTGGGCTTCGCGACGACCGTGTTGCCCATGCGCAGCGACGGCCCGATCTGCCAGATCGTGATCATGAGCGGCCAGTTCCACGGCCCGATGGCACCGACCACGCCGGCCGCCTTGTAGACGAGCTCCGCGTGCAGCGTCTCGTCGTCGACGAGCACCTGCGGCTCGAGGACGGTGGTGGCGTTGGTACGCAGCCAGGCCGAGCAGGCGCCGAGCTCGAACCGCGCGTTGGGCCCGTTGAGCGGCTTCCCCTGCTCCCGCGACAGGAGGTAGGCCAGCCCCTCGGCGTTCGCATCGATGGCGTCTGCCGCGGCGAGCAGGAGTTCGCTGCGCTTCTCGTGTCCGAGCGCCTCCCACGCAGGCTGCGCGGCCTTCGCACGGGCGATGGCTGCATCGAGGTCGGAGACCGTGGCGACGGGAGCCCGACCGATGACCTCCCGCGTCGCAGCATCGGGAATCTCGCGACCCTCGCCGTGCGGGGGCTGGATGCGGTCGAGCAGCGCCGCGGCGGCGGATGCCGCCGAATCGGTGGATCCGGAGTCGACGGCTACGGGAACGGCGGAATCGGACATCGGTGTCTCTCCTTCGAGCGGGTCACGGCGCGGACGCCGGTCTTCTTCTCATTCTCGGTCGGCCGTTGCCGGCATACTTGTCGCGGAGCGCGCCGGAGATGTCCCCGCGCGAAGGATGCGCTCCCGCGCCGGTCCCGCGTGAGCGAATCGGGCCCCCTTCCGCTCCGCGGAGCCGGGAAGCGCCGGGCGCGGCGTGCGCCATCGTCGCCTCGGATCCCACCACGCCGGCCCTCGCACCTGTGGCACTCCCCCTCGCATGCGGATCTGCCACCCCGAGGTGTCCAATGTGCGATGGTGGTGCCAGCACAGCGCGACCCCGTTGTCGGTGTGGGTCGGACCCCCGTGCGCGTGCTCCGTAACGTGGTGGATCTCGCACCAGGCGGCGGGGACGTGACACCCGGGGATCAGGCACTCACCGTCCCGCACGCCGATCGCCCGACGCTGCGCGGAAGTGAAGATCCGGTCGCTCGACCTGAGCCCGACGATCCTCCCACCGGCCCCGAACACGACCCGCTGGACCGTCCCTCCGCACGCCGTGTGTGCGGCCACCCGGGTCGACACCGGTGTCTCGACCCCCTCGACCCGCGCCCAACCGCGCCCCGCGACGTAGTCCTCGGCGGCGACCGTGACCACGAGTGTCGGCGCGGCACCGCCCAGCCGCGGCATATCGTCGTGCCGGGCCGCGATCCCCAGAGCCGCCGCGAGCGCGTCGTGCTGCTTCTGCGCGCGCGTGCGCCCGTCGACCATCCCACCGACGTCGCCGGAGGGGAGCACATCGTCATCCGGGGAGACCGGTGCCTGCTGCTCCCCCGCAGCGTCGTCACACACTTCCGACGGTACGAAGTGGACGCCCGGCAGCGGCGGCCCGTCGACCTTCGGGTTCAGATACGCGTCCCAGATCCGCTGCAGCTGCCCCGCGACCTCGGGCAGCAGCGCGCCCCGGACCGGGATCACGCCGTCCTTGGCGCGCCCCAGCACCACACCCCGAGCCCGCAGCGCGATGTCTTCCGCGGGCTCCGCGCCGTCGGGGTCGAGGTACTGCACGATCAGCTGCGCCCGCACCCGCAGATCCTCGGGCGTCGGCGCCGGACCGGGCTCGTTCTCGGCGTCATCACTGTTCTCGTCGTCGTCGCTCTCCTCGCCCCGCGCGACCTCCGCGAGATACGCGTCGGCCTCCCAGCGGTCGGCGAGGCGCACGCGAGGGCCGGCCTGCTCGATCGGCGCTGTCGCCGCCAGCAACCCGGTCACGCCGATCGCCCCGTCGAGGAGGGCCTCGCGCAGTGCCGGCCACCGCGCCGGCAGCCACTCCCCGGAGGAGAGATCGACCTCGCGCCGCACCAACCGCGCGCCCTTCACCAGGCGCCCGGCGGACGCTCCGTCCGTGCGGAGCACACGCTGCAGCAGCTCGTTCATCGAGCGGCAGCCGAACCGCCCGCAGAACGCCGGCTCTCCCGACCCCGCCGGACGCGGATCGACGCTCGCCACCGCGTCCACGATCACGGCCTCCACGCGTCGCTGGATCTCGCCCGCGACCCGCAGCAGGTCCATCATCTCCCCGACATCGAGAGCGCCCACGGCGCCAGACTGCAACACGGCGTCGAGAGCGACGACCGTGTCGTCGAGAACCGCTGCCGGGGTGCTTTCCATACGACGATTCAACAGAGGGCCACCGACATTGGGAGACCCGATTACCCCTGTTCAGAGCGATATTCCAATACGCGCGAAGGACTCCTCCTGCACACGAACAGACCCGTGATCAACCCTCCACATCACAACAACATCCGCACCGCATGCCGCCGCCGAAAGTCGCTGTTTCCCGGCAAGAACCCGCACCCCCGGCAGCACCTACGCCCCACCTACGCCCCGGCATCCACCGAGACCCCCGTACCGCCGGCAAGAAACCCGCACCCACCCCCGACCCGCAGCACCGGCGCCCGCCGCACCCCAACGACCCCGATCGCGGGAGAGAACCGTCACGCCCGGTCGAAGTCCTCGAAGATCAGGATCGTCCGCGTCGAGCGGATCGACGGGATCGCCTGGATGTCCTCCAGCACGATGCGGCGCAGGTCGCGGGCATCGTTCGCGCGCACGAGCAGCAGCACGTCGAAGTCGCCGCCGACGAGCGCCATGTGCTCGATCTCCGGGATCGCCCGGAGCCGCGCGCTCACCTCCTGCCAGGTGGCCTGCTCGATCGCGAGCGCGACATAGGCGCTCGCGTGGTGCCCGAGCAGCACGGGGTCGGTGCGCACGGTGTACCCCGTGATCACCCCGGCGTCGGTGAGCCGCTTGATGCGGGCATGCGCCCCCGCCCGGGAGATGTGCACCGCCTCGGCGATCGCGGTCATGGACGCCCGCGCATCCCGCCGCAGCTCCGCGAGGATCGCGCGATCCGTCTCGTCCAGCGCCGCCATGGCACCCCTCTCCCGTCCGGGAAATCCTGACATTTCGGAAGCCATTGTGGCACGTCGCGAGCAATCGTCCACGATCCCGCGGTGGATCTTGGATGACTGTCGCACGCGCGGCATGCTGTCCTCATCGAGTTCGGCAAGGAAGGCGGACGGATGCACCCCCATGACATGCTCCCGCGGGACACCGCGGTACGACTGATCGCCGAGGACGGGACCACCCTCCCCGACGAGACCTACGCGCTCCCCGCCCCCGACGTCCTGCTGGCGGCCTACCGCGGCCTCGTCGAAGGCCGTCGCATCAACGATCAGGCCGGTGCGCTCGTGCGCCAGGGCCGCCTCGCGGTCTACCCGTCGTCGCACGGTCAGGAGGCCTGCCAGGTGGCCGCGGCGATGGTGCTCGGCGACACCGACTGGCTCTTCCCCACCTACCGCGACTCGGTCGCCGTGATCGCCCGCGGCGTCGCGCCTGCGGAGGCGATGGTGCTCCTCAAGGGCGACTGGCACTCGGGCTACGACGTCCGCGCGCATCGCGTCGCCCCGCAGGCCACCCCGCTCGCGACCCAGCTCCTGCATGCGGTCGGCTTCGCGCAGGCGGCGAAGCACCGCGGCGAGGACACCGTGGTGCTCGCGCTCTGCGGCGACGGCGCGACGAGCGAGGGCGACTTCCACGAGGCGATGAACTTCGCGGCGGTGTTCCACGTACCCGTCGTGTTCTTCGTG includes:
- a CDS encoding ABC transporter ATP-binding protein; amino-acid sequence: MTVIQEAPIRLHVEGLAKSYRTKDGLVPVIADLTFDVRAGEVCCIVGPSGIGKTTLLKCLSGLQGITSGTAAIDGVPIDGPPPEMALVFQEYTRSLMPWLTVEKNVRLPLKHLRLPGAEREARVSAALAAVGLAGAETKFPWQLSGGMQQRVAIARAIAYRPEVLIMDEPFASVDAQTRFELEDLCLRIREQFGMTIVIVTHDIDEAVYLSDRVVVLGERPAKVTRIIDVAFDAPRDQLTTRALPAFAELRTQIFELIRKAG
- a CDS encoding ABC transporter permease, yielding MSLTTSIQTPSRLARRRGQGGLPRGVLVAAEIIVPILLLCGWWIASAASTNPFFPPLQVILQRLWRLAQTPTFLLDVASSVGNLVLSFVLASAIGVLLGLLLGLVRPLSWLVEPTVHFFRAIPPVALVPIFVSLIGFGTETRILSITLAAVFPILISTIDGVRAGEPTLDMVSRVYRFSGPERLFSVMLPAASPRILSGMQVSLITAFVVMIASEMLGSSTGLGAATLLAQQSFAIPDMWAGILVLGIIGYAATALFTLFRRRTLRWYIASQQQEKNA
- a CDS encoding ABC transporter permease, which translates into the protein MTRISFLPPAIGAAGVVAALALWEWAATLGPLADSPLPAATAALGEAVRLLGVPTTWVALGDTLTMAVLGLLLAILFGVVLGVAIGTSPLAMHATRVPLEFLKPIPPIVILPVVVLVLGPTLSMGVFLVFFGCFIAIAVQASAGVFDTDPVARATGRSYGMGRGEILARIVLPSALPYIGTAVRVAAPTSLVVAVVAGLLGGGPGLGQSLLLSQISGNQEQLFAYVLILGVLGLLVQGLSQGAERRMLHWHPQYRKQVA
- a CDS encoding ABC transporter substrate-binding protein — its product is MNRIRSTRRAAGVITAVGVLALAACSATPADPSGAADGELTTLKVATIGLVSDGALLVGQEQGFFEDEGLRVETSVVANPPAGLAAAQGGQVDIAYAPSIPLLNALASGVPLRVVAPADGYVDGAAAAEDPAAVDDTGLYASAASGITEIADLEGATIAIPARKAQLEVVVSDALDGEGVDPSSVEWVVLDFTSAVAALQSGAVDAAGLVSPFTSEAAAAGATFVSAPSVAFFEEGSVGLWTAGEGTVSAKSDAIAAFQRAVARSNAYANEHPEEAIQAGIDATGSALDVEDIKLPFWPAQVVPEELDRVNEKLVALGFLPSPVDLQDVLVPAE
- a CDS encoding TetR/AcrR family transcriptional regulator: MPKIVDHEERRVHIADAAIKVIIRVGFDSLTMREIATEAGYAHGAIARYFPDKRSVLTAAFLRLYTQANDRIERQIQGVRGLAALERICREILPYSPSGPLWAKVVIAFWDHASQDEEVTRIHRVNNLHWRELFRRSLVEAQEDGELAAGVDIDTAVNEIASRNAGWQMISVLMPDSAGDGRLDDALAALLATLRRSHVPPSR
- a CDS encoding GMC family oxidoreductase encodes the protein MAGANSGVRSAIVVGAGTFGAIVARRLTDAGVAVTLVEAGGYDTNPAIHDPSRAGELWHSAEDWDFFTVPQPHAAGRRLHLPRGKVTGGSHALNAMIWVRGAASDYDAWEAAGATGWGWAEVEPIYDAIENDLLPVTDDYALSPIQASIIDAAVEEGLPRNPNYNGGTLDGVSQEQVTIKDGRRVNTWTVYAQPVADRMTILTGRAVHSVIVRDGRAVGIRLGEGDETEEVFADEVILSAGALGTPVILLRSGIGPAADLTALGIPVVHDAPGVGKNLHDHLLSPVIFATEKKPVGPPQPGVSVTQSHLFWRSRDGLAQPDTQPIHFSVPMWGDLEPRGTDGFTLMAGLVTPYSRGELRLTGPGLDDLPHIDLAALEDQRDVDALAASVRQCRRIGAQPALAEEWGALEVYPGPEVTDDDVEEWVRRTAITYHHQVGTCRMGSDPESVVDPQLRVRGIEALRVIDASVMPTVPTGNTNAPAAMIGERGARSILGG
- a CDS encoding aldehyde dehydrogenase family protein produces the protein MSDSAVPVAVDSGSTDSAASAAAALLDRIQPPHGEGREIPDAATREVIGRAPVATVSDLDAAIARAKAAQPAWEALGHEKRSELLLAAADAIDANAEGLAYLLSREQGKPLNGPNARFELGACSAWLRTNATTVLEPQVLVDDETLHAELVYKAAGVVGAIGPWNWPLMITIWQIGPSLRMGNTVVAKPSEYTPLSVLAMLAVMNDVLPADVLIGISGDREVGARLASHPDIAKIMFTGSTATGRRIIESSAGNLARLTLELGGNDAGIVLPGTDPSAIAEDLFWGAFINTGQTCAAMKRLYVHDSVYDEVVDALAAIAAQVPMGNGLDEGNVLGPLQNRPQFDIVSRLVDDARSRGARIVTGGEPASDLGELFYRPTIVADIDNDAALVQEEQFGPALPVIRYSDVDEAFALANALDVGLGASVWASDPEEARAVAARMQSGTVWINSHGGLHPMVPFGGVKSSGYGLEFGVEGLKSVAVTQVVSGPGRKA
- a CDS encoding HNH endonuclease signature motif containing protein, yielding MESTPAAVLDDTVVALDAVLQSGAVGALDVGEMMDLLRVAGEIQRRVEAVIVDAVASVDPRPAGSGEPAFCGRFGCRSMNELLQRVLRTDGASAGRLVKGARLVRREVDLSSGEWLPARWPALREALLDGAIGVTGLLAATAPIEQAGPRVRLADRWEADAYLAEVARGEESDDDENSDDAENEPGPAPTPEDLRVRAQLIVQYLDPDGAEPAEDIALRARGVVLGRAKDGVIPVRGALLPEVAGQLQRIWDAYLNPKVDGPPLPGVHFVPSEVCDDAAGEQQAPVSPDDDVLPSGDVGGMVDGRTRAQKQHDALAAALGIAARHDDMPRLGGAAPTLVVTVAAEDYVAGRGWARVEGVETPVSTRVAAHTACGGTVQRVVFGAGGRIVGLRSSDRIFTSAQRRAIGVRDGECLIPGCHVPAAWCEIHHVTEHAHGGPTHTDNGVALCWHHHRTLDTSGWQIRMRGGVPQVRGPAWWDPRRRWRTPRPALPGSAERKGARFAHAGPARERILRAGTSPARSATSMPATADRE
- a CDS encoding Lrp/AsnC family transcriptional regulator; amino-acid sequence: MAALDETDRAILAELRRDARASMTAIAEAVHISRAGAHARIKRLTDAGVITGYTVRTDPVLLGHHASAYVALAIEQATWQEVSARLRAIPEIEHMALVGGDFDVLLLVRANDARDLRRIVLEDIQAIPSIRSTRTILIFEDFDRA
- a CDS encoding thiamine pyrophosphate-dependent enzyme, which produces MHPHDMLPRDTAVRLIAEDGTTLPDETYALPAPDVLLAAYRGLVEGRRINDQAGALVRQGRLAVYPSSHGQEACQVAAAMVLGDTDWLFPTYRDSVAVIARGVAPAEAMVLLKGDWHSGYDVRAHRVAPQATPLATQLLHAVGFAQAAKHRGEDTVVLALCGDGATSEGDFHEAMNFAAVFHVPVVFFVQNNEFAISVPLSRQTAAPSLAHKAIGYGMPGQRVDGNDVAAVLAVLTEAVDRARAGGGPSLVEAHTYRMQAHTNADDDTRYRERKEVQAWLARDPLLRLRAHLTATGALDDEAETRFAAGAEEIAAAMRTALNTDAELDPEDLFRFVTATRSPQREEQWRLLRDEIERSHPAETMTTGGPR